A section of the Pseudomonas tritici genome encodes:
- a CDS encoding amino acid ABC transporter ATP-binding protein produces the protein MSEAIKQPVSPEGIIQMQGVNKWYGQFHVLKDINLNVKQGERIVLCGPSGSGKSTTIRCLNRLEEHQQGRIVVDGVELTNDLKQIEAIRREVGMVFQHFNLFPHLTILQNCTLAPMWVRKMPKRKAEEIAMHYLERVRIPEQAHKFPGQLSGGQQQRVAIARALCMKPKIMLFDEPTSALDPEMVKEVLDTMIGLAEDGMTMLCVTHEMGFARTVANRVIFMDKGEIVEQAAPNDFFDNPQNDRTKLFLSQILH, from the coding sequence ATGAGCGAAGCGATCAAACAGCCTGTGAGCCCTGAAGGCATTATCCAGATGCAGGGCGTCAACAAGTGGTACGGCCAGTTCCACGTGTTGAAAGACATCAACCTCAACGTCAAGCAGGGCGAGCGTATCGTGCTGTGCGGCCCGTCGGGTTCAGGCAAATCCACCACCATCCGCTGCCTCAACCGTCTGGAAGAGCACCAGCAGGGCCGCATCGTGGTCGATGGCGTGGAGCTGACCAACGACCTCAAGCAGATCGAAGCGATCCGCCGTGAAGTCGGCATGGTGTTCCAGCACTTCAACCTGTTCCCGCACCTGACCATCCTGCAGAACTGCACGCTGGCGCCGATGTGGGTGCGCAAGATGCCCAAGCGCAAGGCCGAAGAAATCGCCATGCATTACCTGGAGCGCGTGCGCATTCCGGAACAGGCGCACAAGTTTCCGGGGCAACTGTCCGGCGGCCAGCAACAGCGTGTGGCGATCGCCCGTGCCTTGTGCATGAAGCCGAAAATCATGCTGTTCGATGAGCCGACTTCGGCACTCGATCCGGAAATGGTGAAGGAAGTTCTGGACACCATGATCGGCCTGGCCGAAGACGGCATGACCATGTTGTGCGTGACCCACGAAATGGGCTTTGCGCGCACCGTGGCCAACCGCGTGATCTTCATGGACAAGGGCGAGATCGTGGAACAGGCGGCGCCGAATGACTTCTTCGACAACCCGCAGAATGACCGGACCAAGTTGTTCTTGAGCCAGATTTTGCATTGA
- a CDS encoding type II toxin-antitoxin system MqsA family antitoxin — translation MKVKNCYICGAPDALHYFEGRSETIRVRGMERRVDNLSGWECHVCGDGFWDPDTDSADRYGEAGDELVIAAQKMIGAEMKRIRRKLHLTQKEAVELLSGGGHNAFSRYERGELLPPKPLVLLMRLLDRHPHLLADAEVLAEGADMRGAFTYTVNNDAEALKVS, via the coding sequence ATGAAGGTAAAAAATTGCTACATCTGTGGTGCCCCCGACGCATTGCATTATTTTGAGGGCCGCAGTGAAACCATCAGGGTCAGAGGTATGGAGCGCCGGGTAGACAATCTTTCCGGCTGGGAATGTCACGTATGCGGTGACGGCTTTTGGGACCCCGATACCGATAGTGCGGATCGTTATGGCGAAGCCGGCGATGAACTCGTCATAGCAGCCCAAAAGATGATTGGCGCCGAGATGAAACGTATCCGCCGCAAATTGCACCTTACGCAAAAGGAAGCGGTGGAATTACTGTCCGGTGGCGGCCACAACGCATTCTCTCGCTACGAACGCGGCGAGCTTCTTCCCCCCAAGCCGCTGGTATTACTGATGCGGCTATTGGATCGTCACCCGCATTTGCTGGCAGATGCCGAAGTCTTGGCAGAAGGTGCTGACATGCGTGGCGCTTTCACCTACACCGTGAACAACGACGCTGAGGCACTCAAAGTGTCCTAG
- a CDS encoding type II toxin-antitoxin system MqsR family toxin codes for MEKYTPHYDLAVVKADVKRLGRRAFTHTAQRCGRELHFSIKEMQDAIYELQNWMLYKSMTTYRDHRVWQDVYHTYAKDREIYIKVTYSPDGDPPVISFKEKNL; via the coding sequence ATGGAAAAGTACACACCTCATTACGATCTGGCGGTGGTAAAGGCGGATGTGAAGCGGCTTGGCAGGAGAGCGTTTACCCACACAGCACAAAGGTGCGGCAGGGAACTCCACTTCAGCATCAAGGAAATGCAGGATGCCATCTATGAGTTACAAAACTGGATGTTGTACAAGTCGATGACCACCTATAGAGATCATCGGGTTTGGCAGGACGTGTATCACACGTACGCAAAAGATAGGGAGATTTACATCAAGGTCACTTACTCCCCGGACGGTGACCCTCCGGTGATCTCCTTCAAGGAGAAGAACCTATGA
- a CDS encoding FadR/GntR family transcriptional regulator, with protein sequence MTDIAPLIKRSLVDQALEQLRQRISRGVWAIGERLPTEPELSAELGISRNTVREAMRVLAFSGLIEIRQGDGSYLRSMTDPLGAMRALSHCTVTQAQEARQILEVEAIGLAALRRTHDDLAGLREALHASAALYHGDLEAYIRADLVFHKRLVDAAHNPALSELYQYFSAVVGAQLRQTLNISPRRQAVFDLHIALLEAVEHQDPERAKSLCRQLINEP encoded by the coding sequence ATGACAGACATCGCCCCCCTGATCAAACGCTCCCTGGTCGACCAGGCGTTGGAGCAACTGCGCCAACGCATCAGTCGAGGGGTGTGGGCCATTGGCGAACGCCTGCCCACCGAGCCTGAGCTGTCCGCCGAGTTGGGCATCAGCCGCAATACCGTGCGCGAAGCCATGCGCGTATTGGCCTTTTCCGGGTTGATTGAAATTCGCCAGGGCGACGGCAGTTACCTGCGTTCGATGACCGATCCGCTGGGCGCGATGCGTGCGTTGTCCCATTGCACGGTCACCCAGGCGCAGGAGGCGCGGCAGATTCTTGAAGTGGAGGCCATCGGCCTTGCGGCGTTGCGCCGAACCCATGACGACCTGGCAGGTTTGCGCGAAGCCCTGCACGCGAGCGCCGCGCTGTATCACGGCGATTTGGAGGCGTACATCAGGGCTGATCTGGTGTTCCACAAGCGCCTGGTAGACGCCGCACACAACCCGGCCTTGAGCGAGCTGTACCAGTATTTTTCCGCCGTCGTCGGCGCCCAATTGCGCCAGACCCTGAACATCTCGCCGCGTCGCCAAGCGGTGTTCGACCTGCATATCGCCCTGCTCGAAGCCGTGGAGCACCAAGACCCGGAACGCGCCAAATCCCTTTGCCGGCAGTTGATCAATGAACCCTGA